The Clostridium beijerinckii genomic sequence TTTATACTCCTTTTTTCCCTGCATTTGCAGAAAAAAGGCCACTAATGGGCCCTTAAGCTGTTAATTTTTTTCTTCCTTTTTGTCTTCTGCTCTTAAGAATGTTTCTTCCTGATTGAGTGCTCATTCTTTTTCTAAAACCATGTTCTTTTTTTCTTTGTCTCTTTTTAGGTTGGTAAGTCATAAACA encodes the following:
- the rpmH gene encoding 50S ribosomal protein L34 yields the protein MFMTYQPKKRQRKKEHGFRKRMSTQSGRNILKSRRQKGRKKLTA